The Diaminobutyricimonas aerilata nucleotide sequence CTTCACCTCGCAGACTCAGGTGCTCGCCTCGAACTACCAGATCATCGTCGCGCCGGACGTGCTCGTGCGGGCCCAGGACGCGCTCGCCCGGCCCGACACGGAGCACGGGCACTGACCCGAGCCCGCGGGGCGCCCGGGTCAGCGCCGGGCGGCCTTGCGGCGGAACACCCAGCCGCCCCACACGAGGGCGACGACGAGGATGAGCGTGCACCACCCGACGGTGAGCAGGGGCGCGGCGCCGAGTTCGGTGCCCATGAGCAGCCCGCGGATGGTCTCGATCACCGGCGTGATCGGCTGGTGCTCGGCAGCGCCGCGCAGCCACTCGGGCATCGTGTCGACGGGCACGAACGCGCTCGAGAGGTACGGCAGGAACAGCAGGATGAATCCGAACCCGTTGGCCGCCTCGGCGTTCGGTGCCGCGGCGCCGATCGCTGCGAACAGGTAGGTGATCGCGAGGATCCAGAGCGCGACGACGCCGAGTGTGCCGAGCCATTCGAGCGGGCCGGCGTCTGGTCGGAAGCCGACGAGCAGGGCGACACCGACGACGATCGCCGACGCGAGCAGATTGCGCAACAGGCTCGCGACGACGTGTCCGGTGAGCACGGCCGATGAGCGGATGGGGATGGTGCGGAACCGGTCCATCACTCCGCTCTGCATGTCGTCGGCGACGTCGACCGCCGTGCTCGCGGCCCCGTATCCGGCGCACAACAGGATGATGCCGGGCACCACGTAGTCCACGTAGTCGCCGCCGCGGTCGATCGCGCCGCCGAAGACGTAGACGAACAGCAGCATGAGCATCACGGGCAGCACGACGGCCATGAGGAGCGCCTCGGTGTTCCGCACGGAGCGCAGCACGCTGCGGCGGGCGAAGGCGAGCTCGGGGGCGAGCGGTGCGAGCCGCGGGCGGGTGGCTGTGAGGGGAGGGGTCGTCGTGGTCATGTCAGTTCCTTCCGGTCGCGGTCGCGGTGGTGGTGAGCGGGGCGGAGTCCCCGGTGAGGGCGAGGAAGACGTCGTCGAGGCTCGGCCGGCGCAGCTGCACCGAGCCCTCCGAGATGCCGTCGGACTGGAGTCGGCGTACCGCAGCGGCGAGGCCCGCGAGGGTACCGTCGGAGGCGACCTGCGCGATCTGCGTGCCCGTCGCATCCGTCACCTCGACCAACTCGTCGCCGATGCGCCGCTTGAGCTCGTGCGGATGACCGTCGGCGACGATCCGCCCGCCGTGGAGTACGGCGACCCGGTCGGCGAGCTGATCGGCCTCCTCGAGGTACTGCGTCGTGAGGAACACCGTCGTGCCGTCGGCGGCGAGACCGCGCACGACGTCCCACAGCTCGCGTCGGCTGCGGGTGTCCAGTCCGGTGGTCGGCTCGTCGAGGAACATCACCTGCGGCGGCACGACGAGGCCGAGGGCGAGGTCGAGTCGGCGACGCATGCCGCCGGAGTACGTGCTCGACGCCCGGCGACCCGCCGCGACCAGATCGAACCGCTCGAGCAGCTCGTCGGTCCGCCGCCGGGCCTGCTGTCCGCGCAGGCCGCGGAGCGCTGCGACCAGTTCGAGGTTCTCACGCCCGGTGAGTCGTCCGTCGACGGCGGCCGCCTGGCCGGTGAGGCTGATGCGGTGCTGCACCTCGGCGCGCTGGGTCGCGGTGTCGAAGCCGGCCACCCGCACGGAGCCGGCGTCGGGCTGCACGAGGGTGCAGAGGATGTTCACGAGGGTCGTCTTGCCGGCTCCGTTGGGGCCGAGAAGCGCGAATACGCTTCCGGCCCGCACGTCGAGGTCGAGCCCGTCGAGCACGGTCGTCTCCCCGAATCGTTTGCGGAGTCCATGGATGCTGATGGCGTCGGTCATGGCTGTCGCTTCCTGTGTACGTCGAAAACTGTTTACTGCGTATAGCTTGTGGTTTAAGTCATACACAGTTCTAGACTGAGCGTCAACACCGAGCGACAGGAACCGATGAGCGACCCCGAGATCGAACCAGAACTCCCGCGGGGAATCGCCCTCGCGTGGGGCATCGCCGCCCATCCGCAACGGGGTCCGAAGC carries:
- a CDS encoding ABC transporter permease, whose product is MTTTTPPLTATRPRLAPLAPELAFARRSVLRSVRNTEALLMAVVLPVMLMLLFVYVFGGAIDRGGDYVDYVVPGIILLCAGYGAASTAVDVADDMQSGVMDRFRTIPIRSSAVLTGHVVASLLRNLLASAIVVGVALLVGFRPDAGPLEWLGTLGVVALWILAITYLFAAIGAAAPNAEAANGFGFILLFLPYLSSAFVPVDTMPEWLRGAAEHQPITPVIETIRGLLMGTELGAAPLLTVGWCTLILVVALVWGGWVFRRKAARR
- a CDS encoding ATP-binding cassette domain-containing protein, translated to MTDAISIHGLRKRFGETTVLDGLDLDVRAGSVFALLGPNGAGKTTLVNILCTLVQPDAGSVRVAGFDTATQRAEVQHRISLTGQAAAVDGRLTGRENLELVAALRGLRGQQARRRTDELLERFDLVAAGRRASSTYSGGMRRRLDLALGLVVPPQVMFLDEPTTGLDTRSRRELWDVVRGLAADGTTVFLTTQYLEEADQLADRVAVLHGGRIVADGHPHELKRRIGDELVEVTDATGTQIAQVASDGTLAGLAAAVRRLQSDGISEGSVQLRRPSLDDVFLALTGDSAPLTTTATATGRN